ATACATTCATATAATTGACAAGACTTCGTCATTTCTGTATAATTTCAAATTCGGTCAGAAGGTTTTTAAACTCTTCCGGAGAAGGCAGTATATACCTCTATGAAGATAATAGTGAGTAAAATCCCGGATGAAGGTGTTGAAATTCACAGCATTGAAACTGCCGGTAGTTTGGGTTTATCGCCGCCGGATTTGATGCTGAATGAAAATGTCCATATAGATGCTGTGGTTACCCGGCAGGGGAGGGTCTTCTTCGTAGATGGAACACTAAGGACTTCTCTGCAGCTTACATGCAGCAGGTGTGCCGGTGAATTCTCTTATCCGGTAAATACCAGTTTTTACTGTCAGGAGCAGCCATTCAGTAATTCTGACCTTGATAAGGAAGCAGCTCTCCTAAAAGGAGATATGGATATAGACCACTATTCCGGGGATGAAGTTGAGTTGAATAACATCTTCAGGGAGCAGGTTATACTATCAACTCCGATGCATCCATTATGCAAAGGAGATTGCCGTGGTCTTTGCCCAAAATGCGGGCAAAACCTGAATATAGCAAGTTGCGAGTGCAGGGACGATGAAGTGAAGAGTCCCTTTAGTGTCATAAAGAAACTATTTGAACAAGGAGATTGATACAATGCCTAATCCAAAACACAAAATATCCAAATCGAGGGGAGGCAAGAGGAGATCGCACAAAAAACTTGCAATGCCGGGATATGTTCAGTGTCCGGAGTGCCGGGAAACAAAATTAGCTCACCATGTATGCCCTTCCTGCGGAACATATAAAGGCCGGGAAGTAGTTGCCGTTGTCGAGAAATAACCGGTAGAAAATCAGTATGAGGATTGCATTAGACGCTATGGGTGGAGACAGCTCTCCGGCTGCAGAAGTTGAGGGTGCAGTCTTGGCAGCAAGAGAGTACAATACAGAGATAGTACTCGTTGGCGACGAAAAACTACTCAGGTGTGAACTTGAAAAGCATCGTACTACAGGTCTGCCGATAACTATCTCGCATGCTTCACAACGGGTTGAAATGCATGAGAGTCCGGTCTCTGTCCTTCGAAAGAAAAAAGATTCATCCATTATTATTGCTACAAAGCTGGTTCGTGACGAAAAGGCTTCAGCAGTCGTCAGCGCCGGCCATAGCGGCGCCACTATGGCTGCATCCCTGCTGATATTGGGGCCTGTAAAGGGAGTTGAGAGACCTGCAATTGCCACTATCCTGCCTACACTCGAAGGTGTTGCTATAATGCTTGATGTTGGAGCTAACGTCGATTGTAAACCCAAACATCTTTTTCAGTTTGCTATTATGGGGCATGCATATGCAGTAAAGATGCTTAAAAAGGAAAACCCGAGGATAGGATTATTAAGCATTGGAGAAGAAGATACCAAGGGAAACATGCTTACCAAGGAGACATTCGTGTATCTTAAAAATAGTCCACTTAATTTTATAGGTAATGTTGAAGGAAAGGATGTTTACAGAGGAAGAGCAGATGTTATAGTATGTGATGGATTTATTGGTAACGTAGCGCTCAAAATCAGTGAAGCAGTAGCTGACACAATGGGAAAAATGTTGTCGCGTGAAATAAAAAAATCACCTGCAGGAAAGATCGGGTATCTCATGCTAAAGAAGGCATTCGCGTCTTTTAAGAAGAAGGTTGATTATGCAGAGTATGGGGGCGCTCCATTGCTTGGTGTTAACGGGGTCTGCATAATATGTCATGGCAGGTCCTCTCCAAAGGCAATTAAGAATGCAATAGGAATGTCAGTTGGGTTATCAGATGTTCATACTATCGAGTATCTTCAGAAAGATGTATCAGAGTTAATGACATATTTTAAGGAGGATGTGAATTAGCATGGTCATCCGTTCCAGGATCGCAGGAACAGGTTCCTACCTGCCAGACAAGGTTCTTTCGAATAAAGATCTTGAAGAGATGGTAGATACATCCGATGACTGGATTGTTGAAAGGACAGGTATAAGCGAAAGGAGGATCGCTTCAAAGGATGAAGCGGCTTCTGACCTGGCTTTTTTTGCGGCTGAAAAAGCGATAACAGACGGAGGAATTAAACCTTCAGATATTGAATTTATTATAGTGGCTACTGTCACGCCTGATATGTTGTTCCCATCCACAGCATGTCTTGTTCAGAACAGGCTTGGAGCTAAAGGTGCTTTTGCATTTGATCTGTCCGCAGCATGCTCCGGTTTTATTTATGCATTATCTGTAGCAGACCAGTACATAAGGTCTGGAATGTATCATACCGGGCTTGTTGTAGGTTCTGATGTCTTTTCCAAGGTGATAGACTGGACTGACAGAAATACCTGTATTCTATTCGGAGATGGTGCAGGTGCAGTTGTATTGAAATCCGATTCAGGCGGAAGTGGAATTATATCATCTAATCTCTACTCTGACGGGGAATTGTGGGATATGCTTTATGTGCCAGGAGGCGGTTCGCGCATCCCTCCAGGAGAGGATATGATAAATAACAGGCTTCAATACGTTAAAATGCGTGGTAATGAGACGTTCAAAGTTGCGGTAAACACTATGAGCAGCTCAATAAATGAGGTATTAAAGAATAATGGTCTTACGGCAGACGACATAAAACTATTCATCCCGCATCAGGCTAATCTGAGGATAATCCAGGCAATTGGGAAAAAGCTTAATGTTCCTATGGAACGTTTTATGATAAATCTTGACCGTTATGGCAATACTTCGGCAGCATCAATCCCTATTGCGCTTGATGAAGCTGTAAAAGAAGGCAGGGTCAAGCATGGTGATAATATCTTACTTGAAGCATTTGGCGGCGGTCTGACGTGGGGGGCGGTGCTGATAAAATGGTAAGGAAAATTGCATTCCTGTTTCCAGGGCAGGGCTCACAATACTCTGGCATGGGGAAGTCTCTGTATGACAACTATTCTTCTGCAAGGGATGTTTTCAACGCTGCAGAGGGGATACTCGATTGGGACATAAAGGGGTTATGTTTTAATAACTTCGGTGATAAAATCAATTTGACAGAATATACTCAACCTGCTATTTTAGTCACGAGTATTGCAGCGTGGAGTGTCTTGACGAATGCACAAATAACTCCATCTGCTGTTGCAGGCCATAGCCTTGGAGAGTACTCGGCAATTGTTTCTGCAGGTGGGTTTCCTCTATCTGATGCGCTTCCTGTAGTACAAAAAAGAGGCAGGTTTATGCAGGATGCCGTACAAAAAGAAGGCGGCATGATGGCAGCATTGCTTGGGATAACAAGGTCTGATGTCATTGAAATATGTAAGTTGTCAACTACCAGCGGTGAAGATATTGTAACACCTGCTAATTTTAATACCCCGGAGCAGATAGTAATTGCAGGTACTTCAGGGGCAGTTCAAAAGGCAATGGAATTAGCAAAAGGTAAAGGGGCAAAGAAGGTAATTCCTCTGAATGTGAGTGTTCCATCGCACTCACCACTTATGAAACCGGCCTCTCAGAAATTATCAGAGGTACTTAACAATATTGCATTTTCAAGCCTTAATATGCCGTTAATTACTAATGTTGATTCTTGCCTGGTTAAAGATTCAGATGAAATTAAAGATGCACTTCTCCGTCAATTGACAAACCCTGTAAAATGGGATGATTCTATGCAGTATCTCATTAATGCTGGATTTAATACATTTATAGAGGTTGGTCCCGGTCGTGTCCTGACCGGGTTGCAGAAGAGGATTGCAAGGGAGTTGCAAACGACGGCAGAGTTGTTTAATGTAGAGGATATGGAGAGTATGGAGAAAACTTGAGCGGGATTGGGGAATCCATGACAGAGAGCAGAGTTGCATTGATCACCGGGGCAAGCCGGGGTATTGGATATGCCATAGCCGAATCACTGGCAAGGAGTGGAGTTGATATTGCAGGTATAGACATTAACATTACTGAACTGCAATCTGCCATGAAGATGATCGGAGAAAGCACAGGAAGAAGGGTTTTAGCCCTGCAGGCAGATGTGGGAGATTTTGCGAGTATGGAGGATGCGGCAGCAGAGGCTAATAAGGTGTTTGGTAAAATAAGTATTCTTGTCAACAACGCAGGAATAACCCGGGACAACCTTCTCCTTCGAATGAAGGACAATGAATGGGATGATGTAATAAGAATAAATCTGACTGGGACATTTAACAGCACCAGGTCGGTGATAAAGGGGATGGTAAAAAACAAGTATGGCAGGATTATTAGTATTGCATCAATTGTCGGTCTAATGGGTAATGTCGGACAGGCAAATTATGCTGCATCAAAAGCCGGTATTATAGGATTTACAAAATCCATTGCACGGGAATATGCAAATAGGGGTGTTACTGCAAACGCCATTGCGCCAGGCTTTATTGAAACAGATATGACAAAAAAACTTCCTGAAGATGTTGCAACTGCATTGCTGGGTCAGATACCTATGGGTAAACTTGGGATGCCTGAAGATGTCGCTAATGCTGTCAGATTTCTTGCTTCAGATGAAGCCAAGTATATTACAGGTCAGGTTTTACATGTTAACGGCGGTATGTATATGTAGGAATATCCAATATCACAAAATATATATTTTAAAAGGAGGTGATTTTATCGTGGCATTGTCAGTAGAAGAGAAAGTAAAGAAGATAGTTGGTGAACAGCTTGGGGTTGATGAGGAGGAAATAACTCCGGATGCATCATTCGTGGAAGATCTCGGGGCAGATTCACTTGATACTGTGGAACTGGTTATGGCCTTTGAAGAGGAATTCAGTATTGAAATACCTGATGAAGATGCAGAAAAGATAATAACTGTACAGAATTCAGTGGACTATATAAGAGAAAGGATGTAGCCTTGAAAAGGCGCGTAGTAGTAACAGGCGTAGGACTTGTTACACCCCTTGGAACAGGGGTGGAAAAAACATGGCAATCCCTTTGTGAAGGAAAATCAGGCATTGGCAGAATAACACGTTTCGATCCATCAGAACTGCCTTCTCAGATTGCCGCTGAGGTAAAAGATTTCGATCCTGTAGACTTTATCGAGAAAAAAGAGATAAAGAAAATGGACCGGTTTATTCAGTTCGGTATTGCCGCTGCAAAGATGGCTGTTGAAGATGCGAGACTTGAGATTACAGATGCAACGGCTGACAGGGTAGGTGTATATGTAGGGGCTGGAATTGGGGGCCTTCCTGCAATTGAATCCAATCATATAAAATTTCTTGAAGGGGGCATAAAAAAGTTGACCCCTTTTTTTATCCCGATGGTAATAATAAATCTTGTATCCGGCCATATAGCCATTATGGTTGGCGCCAAGGGGCCCAACTCAGCAGTAGTGACGGCATGTGCCACCGGAACGCATGCTATTGGAGATGCATTTAAAATAATACAACGCGGGGATGCCGATGTAATGATTGCCGGAGGCACTGAATCAACGATAAGCCCCCTTGCAGTCGGAGGATTTTGTGCCATGCGCGCACTATCGGTTAGAAATAATGAGCCTGAGAAGGCAAGTCGTCCGTTTGATGCTATGAGAGATGGTTTTGTAATAGGTGAGGGTGCAGGAGTTGTAATACTGGAAGAGTTGACCTTTGCAGAGAAACGGGGGGCCAGGATATATGCTGAAGTGTGTGGGTATGGAATGACAGGTGATGCGTACCACATAACCTCACCTGCCCCTGAAGGGGTTGGAGCAGAGCGCTGTATGAAGGTAACACTTAAAGATGCAGACTTGAGCCCTGACGACATCTCTTATATCAATGCCCACGGCACATCTACAAAGTTTAATGACGAAAATGAATCATCTGCAATTAAGGCCGTCTTTGGGAAAAAGTCTTACGATATCCCGGTCAGTTCTACAAAGT
This portion of the Nitrospirota bacterium genome encodes:
- a CDS encoding DUF177 domain-containing protein, whose translation is MKIIVSKIPDEGVEIHSIETAGSLGLSPPDLMLNENVHIDAVVTRQGRVFFVDGTLRTSLQLTCSRCAGEFSYPVNTSFYCQEQPFSNSDLDKEAALLKGDMDIDHYSGDEVELNNIFREQVILSTPMHPLCKGDCRGLCPKCGQNLNIASCECRDDEVKSPFSVIKKLFEQGD
- the rpmF gene encoding 50S ribosomal protein L32 — translated: MPNPKHKISKSRGGKRRSHKKLAMPGYVQCPECRETKLAHHVCPSCGTYKGREVVAVVEK
- the plsX gene encoding phosphate acyltransferase PlsX, which produces MRIALDAMGGDSSPAAEVEGAVLAAREYNTEIVLVGDEKLLRCELEKHRTTGLPITISHASQRVEMHESPVSVLRKKKDSSIIIATKLVRDEKASAVVSAGHSGATMAASLLILGPVKGVERPAIATILPTLEGVAIMLDVGANVDCKPKHLFQFAIMGHAYAVKMLKKENPRIGLLSIGEEDTKGNMLTKETFVYLKNSPLNFIGNVEGKDVYRGRADVIVCDGFIGNVALKISEAVADTMGKMLSREIKKSPAGKIGYLMLKKAFASFKKKVDYAEYGGAPLLGVNGVCIICHGRSSPKAIKNAIGMSVGLSDVHTIEYLQKDVSELMTYFKEDVN
- a CDS encoding ketoacyl-ACP synthase III — encoded protein: MRSRIAGTGSYLPDKVLSNKDLEEMVDTSDDWIVERTGISERRIASKDEAASDLAFFAAEKAITDGGIKPSDIEFIIVATVTPDMLFPSTACLVQNRLGAKGAFAFDLSAACSGFIYALSVADQYIRSGMYHTGLVVGSDVFSKVIDWTDRNTCILFGDGAGAVVLKSDSGGSGIISSNLYSDGELWDMLYVPGGGSRIPPGEDMINNRLQYVKMRGNETFKVAVNTMSSSINEVLKNNGLTADDIKLFIPHQANLRIIQAIGKKLNVPMERFMINLDRYGNTSAASIPIALDEAVKEGRVKHGDNILLEAFGGGLTWGAVLIKW
- the fabD gene encoding ACP S-malonyltransferase is translated as MVRKIAFLFPGQGSQYSGMGKSLYDNYSSARDVFNAAEGILDWDIKGLCFNNFGDKINLTEYTQPAILVTSIAAWSVLTNAQITPSAVAGHSLGEYSAIVSAGGFPLSDALPVVQKRGRFMQDAVQKEGGMMAALLGITRSDVIEICKLSTTSGEDIVTPANFNTPEQIVIAGTSGAVQKAMELAKGKGAKKVIPLNVSVPSHSPLMKPASQKLSEVLNNIAFSSLNMPLITNVDSCLVKDSDEIKDALLRQLTNPVKWDDSMQYLINAGFNTFIEVGPGRVLTGLQKRIARELQTTAELFNVEDMESMEKT
- the fabG gene encoding 3-oxoacyl-[acyl-carrier-protein] reductase; this translates as MTESRVALITGASRGIGYAIAESLARSGVDIAGIDINITELQSAMKMIGESTGRRVLALQADVGDFASMEDAAAEANKVFGKISILVNNAGITRDNLLLRMKDNEWDDVIRINLTGTFNSTRSVIKGMVKNKYGRIISIASIVGLMGNVGQANYAASKAGIIGFTKSIAREYANRGVTANAIAPGFIETDMTKKLPEDVATALLGQIPMGKLGMPEDVANAVRFLASDEAKYITGQVLHVNGGMYM
- the acpP gene encoding acyl carrier protein; this encodes MSVEEKVKKIVGEQLGVDEEEITPDASFVEDLGADSLDTVELVMAFEEEFSIEIPDEDAEKIITVQNSVDYIRERM
- the fabF gene encoding beta-ketoacyl-ACP synthase II, which translates into the protein MKRRVVVTGVGLVTPLGTGVEKTWQSLCEGKSGIGRITRFDPSELPSQIAAEVKDFDPVDFIEKKEIKKMDRFIQFGIAAAKMAVEDARLEITDATADRVGVYVGAGIGGLPAIESNHIKFLEGGIKKLTPFFIPMVIINLVSGHIAIMVGAKGPNSAVVTACATGTHAIGDAFKIIQRGDADVMIAGGTESTISPLAVGGFCAMRALSVRNNEPEKASRPFDAMRDGFVIGEGAGVVILEELTFAEKRGARIYAEVCGYGMTGDAYHITSPAPEGVGAERCMKVTLKDADLSPDDISYINAHGTSTKFNDENESSAIKAVFGKKSYDIPVSSTKSMTGHLLGAAGGIEAVFSLLSIERGVIPPTINYENPDPECDLDYVPNKSRTINVNVVLSNSFGFGGTNACILFRKFKG